The Halopseudomonas sabulinigri genome window below encodes:
- a CDS encoding efflux transporter outer membrane subunit, with translation MKCLPLPTLVILAATLAAGCTMGPDYVKPATVPVQQLKYDAGWQPLPAQSWAQSGEWWRAFGDAQLTALVQEANTNNQTLAQAEARYRAALAQRRLARADYSPTLSAAVDAARSSSDEVIGESSSARLGISWELDLWGRVRRQVEASTAQLDASAADLAAARLSIQLAVVNSYINLRALDVQYRILRQTMDSFTRSTQLTRNQYDAGIVSRADVIQAETQLQSLRSDLYDLENQRAIEENTIAALQGKPPVAFDLLRQDVLPAVPAIPAQLPGELIARRPDVVAAERNVAAANAQIGVAITAWLPTLSLDASGGVNGQNVSDLWNAPVRFWSVGPSLALTIFDGGRRSAAEDAAVASYDEQAAAYRQIVLDSLRDVENALATTSILREKAVQQARLVELAEENERVITNRYQSGLISYLEVAVAQNTTLNAKRTQVNVTAAQLAAAAELAGSIGGSWQVGDDVGDAAERPEQP, from the coding sequence ATGAAATGCCTACCACTGCCTACCCTCGTCATCCTTGCGGCCACGCTTGCCGCCGGTTGCACCATGGGGCCGGACTATGTCAAACCCGCCACCGTGCCGGTACAGCAACTCAAGTACGATGCGGGCTGGCAGCCGCTGCCGGCGCAAAGCTGGGCTCAGAGTGGCGAGTGGTGGCGGGCGTTTGGCGACGCGCAACTTACCGCGTTGGTGCAGGAAGCCAATACAAATAACCAGACGTTGGCGCAGGCTGAAGCACGTTACCGCGCTGCATTGGCCCAGCGGCGGCTGGCGCGCGCCGACTACAGCCCCACGCTGAGCGCTGCCGTGGACGCCGCGCGCAGCAGCAGTGATGAGGTGATCGGCGAAAGCAGTAGCGCGCGCTTGGGCATCAGTTGGGAGCTGGATCTCTGGGGTAGGGTGCGGCGTCAGGTGGAGGCCAGTACCGCGCAGCTGGACGCAAGTGCCGCCGATCTGGCGGCGGCGCGGCTGTCGATTCAATTGGCGGTAGTGAACAGCTACATCAATCTGCGTGCGCTGGACGTGCAGTACCGCATTCTCAGACAAACCATGGATTCCTTCACGCGTTCGACCCAGCTTACGCGCAATCAGTACGACGCCGGCATAGTGTCGCGCGCTGACGTGATTCAGGCTGAAACCCAGTTGCAATCGCTGCGCAGTGATCTCTACGATCTGGAAAATCAGCGCGCCATTGAAGAAAACACCATCGCCGCGTTGCAGGGCAAACCACCGGTAGCCTTCGACCTGCTGCGGCAGGACGTGCTGCCCGCCGTGCCGGCGATTCCTGCGCAGCTGCCCGGCGAGCTGATTGCCCGGCGCCCGGACGTGGTCGCTGCGGAACGCAACGTGGCAGCGGCCAACGCACAGATCGGCGTGGCCATTACCGCCTGGTTGCCGACCCTCAGCCTGGATGCCAGTGGTGGAGTGAATGGACAGAACGTCAGTGACCTGTGGAATGCCCCGGTGCGTTTCTGGTCGGTCGGTCCTAGTCTGGCCCTCACCATCTTCGACGGCGGCCGCCGCAGCGCCGCAGAAGACGCCGCCGTCGCCAGTTACGACGAGCAGGCGGCGGCCTATCGCCAGATCGTACTCGACAGTCTGCGCGACGTGGAGAACGCCCTGGCCACCACCAGCATCCTGCGCGAGAAAGCCGTGCAGCAGGCCAGATTGGTCGAGTTGGCGGAGGAGAACGAGCGGGTAATTACCAACCGTTACCAGTCCGGTCTGATTTCCTATCTGGAAGTGGCAGTGGCGCAGAACACCACGCTCAACGCCAAGCGCACACAGGTGAACGTGACCGCCGCGCAACTGGCCGCCGCTGCAGAGCTGGCGGGTAGCATTGGCGGCAGTTGGCAGGTGGGTGACGATGTGGGTGATGCTGCCGAGCGACCGGAGCAGCCCTGA